Proteins encoded by one window of Acuticoccus sp. MNP-M23:
- a CDS encoding glycosyltransferase: MKYAVAHLIDDASFGGINRMLAHLEATSEDGAVCHRIVRVRRGQMNLPQMQADVVVSHLSTSWSNMPLFTALRAAYPDQPLIHVEHSYSERFAALNVTSRARFGALLKSAYALFDRVVAVSEAQANWLVRRGFVAEQKLHVIHPCVDLEPFMEAASAPAPGRRIVGALGRFDTQKGFDILIKAFRALPTSDMTLHLYGDGPEREALVALAAGQPNIVFKGFAANPAEAIAECDVIAMPSRWEPFGLVALEALAASRPVICPRADGMACHLVAGAIDVQENTPGGWAACLEEVFSVPADIVDGERVASEAMASFEREWTELLQSVTPSASPVAPGAITGFAAATRQDLHAG; encoded by the coding sequence ATGAAATATGCCGTCGCCCACCTCATCGATGATGCCTCTTTTGGCGGGATCAACCGGATGCTCGCCCACCTCGAAGCCACCTCGGAAGATGGCGCCGTTTGCCACCGGATCGTCCGGGTCCGGCGCGGGCAGATGAACCTGCCGCAGATGCAGGCCGACGTGGTGGTCTCGCACCTGTCGACCTCATGGTCGAACATGCCGCTGTTCACCGCGCTCCGCGCCGCCTATCCGGACCAGCCGCTGATCCATGTCGAGCATAGCTACTCGGAGCGTTTCGCAGCGTTGAACGTCACCAGCCGGGCGCGGTTCGGCGCGCTGCTGAAAAGCGCCTACGCCCTGTTCGACAGGGTTGTGGCGGTGAGCGAAGCGCAGGCAAACTGGCTGGTGCGGCGCGGCTTTGTGGCGGAGCAAAAGCTGCACGTCATTCACCCCTGCGTCGACCTTGAGCCCTTCATGGAGGCTGCTTCAGCGCCGGCCCCCGGCCGTCGGATCGTCGGCGCGCTCGGCCGGTTCGACACCCAGAAGGGGTTCGACATCCTCATCAAGGCGTTCCGCGCGTTGCCGACGTCGGACATGACGCTTCATCTTTATGGCGACGGTCCGGAGCGGGAGGCTCTGGTGGCACTTGCGGCCGGTCAGCCCAACATCGTGTTCAAGGGGTTTGCCGCCAACCCGGCAGAGGCGATTGCAGAGTGCGACGTGATTGCGATGCCGTCGCGGTGGGAGCCGTTCGGCCTGGTGGCGCTGGAGGCGCTGGCCGCCAGCCGCCCCGTCATCTGCCCGCGCGCAGACGGGATGGCGTGCCATCTCGTCGCCGGTGCCATCGACGTGCAGGAGAACACGCCGGGCGGCTGGGCGGCCTGTCTGGAAGAGGTGTTTTCCGTGCCGGCCGACATCGTCGACGGAGAGCGGGTCGCATCCGAGGCGATGGCCTCCTTCGAGCGCGAGTGGACAGAGCTTCTCCAGTCCGTCACGCCCAGCGCCTCGCCCGTCGCACCGGGGGCGATCACCGGGTTTGCCGCCGCAACTCGCCAGGATTTGCACGCAGGGTGA
- a CDS encoding glycosyltransferase family 2 protein: MTFPKASIVVPAYNAAATLADTLRSLLAQTFQDMEIVVVNDCSTDDTLEVAAAFDDPRIRIVSQRNRGLSGARNGGIEASRGAYIGFCDADDLWLPEKLERHVAHLSANPNLGLSYAGSEMIDGAGKPLGVRQSPRLTGITAAHIFCRNPVGNGSVAVFRREALDAIRYRPRHETERDWWFDETFRQSEDIEAWMRFALTADWDIAGIDGHLTLYRVHTGGLSANIHCQFESWTRMRAKVADLSPRLDASHGDRAAAYQLRYLARRAVKMGDGAAALGLIGQSLSASTRPLLEEPVKTAVTAAAAIVLAIAGRDRFAAVEAHILSARTA, translated from the coding sequence ATGACCTTCCCCAAAGCCTCCATCGTCGTGCCGGCCTACAACGCGGCAGCGACCCTCGCAGACACTCTCCGCTCACTCCTGGCGCAGACCTTTCAGGACATGGAAATCGTCGTCGTGAACGACTGCTCCACCGACGACACCCTTGAAGTGGCTGCCGCATTCGACGATCCGCGCATCCGTATCGTGTCCCAGCGCAATCGCGGCCTGTCCGGCGCCCGCAATGGCGGCATTGAAGCATCGCGCGGCGCCTATATCGGCTTTTGCGATGCGGACGATCTGTGGCTCCCAGAGAAGCTGGAGCGCCATGTGGCCCACCTTTCTGCCAACCCCAACCTCGGCCTCAGCTACGCAGGCTCGGAGATGATCGACGGGGCGGGCAAGCCTCTCGGCGTTCGCCAGTCGCCGCGTCTCACCGGCATCACGGCGGCGCACATCTTCTGCCGCAACCCTGTCGGCAACGGTTCGGTCGCCGTGTTCCGCCGCGAGGCGCTGGATGCGATCCGCTACCGCCCGCGGCACGAAACCGAGCGGGACTGGTGGTTCGACGAGACCTTCCGCCAATCCGAAGACATTGAAGCGTGGATGCGCTTTGCCCTGACGGCCGATTGGGACATTGCCGGCATCGACGGCCATCTCACCTTGTACCGCGTTCACACCGGCGGCCTGTCCGCCAACATTCACTGCCAGTTCGAAAGCTGGACGCGGATGCGGGCCAAGGTGGCCGACCTGTCGCCCCGGCTGGACGCATCGCACGGCGACCGCGCCGCGGCCTACCAGCTGCGCTACCTCGCCCGCCGCGCCGTGAAGATGGGCGATGGCGCGGCCGCGCTCGGCCTCATTGGGCAGTCGCTGTCCGCCTCCACCCGGCCGCTGCTGGAGGAGCCGGTCAAGACCGCCGTGACCGCCGCGGCTGCCATCGTTCTCGCCATTGCCGGACGCGACCGTTTTGCGGCCGTCGAAGCGCACATTCTTTCCGCCCGCACCGCCTGA
- a CDS encoding glycosyltransferase: MPKFSVIIPAYNAEATLGETLDSLIGQTFTDWHAVILDDASTDGTVALGEAFAAKDERISVVALGKSGPSRARNIGAAQFARADWLAFLDADDIFVPGKLARLAALTSGADAADAFYGRVAFFRGTPQSAKTVSKVRAEALTPFDLLCENPVCTLSNLVVRTSIFRDIGGFDPKVVHGEDVEMMIRMAAAGGRIEGVDETLVYYRASDGGLSADLQAMRAGWQAAANTVGALGVAIAPRALAQAEAIHLRYLARRALRVRTGRFTALKLAARAVRLSPPAFFSDPRRGALVLMAACAEPFLPAAARRLAFNH, encoded by the coding sequence ATGCCGAAATTCTCCGTCATCATCCCCGCCTACAACGCCGAAGCCACCCTCGGCGAAACGCTGGACTCGCTCATCGGCCAGACCTTCACGGACTGGCACGCGGTCATCCTCGACGATGCCTCCACCGATGGCACCGTTGCGCTTGGCGAAGCCTTTGCCGCGAAAGACGAGCGCATCAGCGTCGTTGCCCTTGGCAAAAGCGGTCCGAGCCGTGCGCGCAACATCGGCGCCGCTCAGTTCGCCCGCGCCGACTGGCTCGCCTTCCTCGATGCGGACGACATCTTTGTGCCGGGCAAGCTGGCACGGCTGGCAGCGCTCACCAGCGGCGCGGATGCAGCGGATGCCTTTTACGGTCGCGTCGCTTTTTTCCGCGGCACCCCGCAGAGCGCGAAAACGGTGTCGAAGGTGCGTGCCGAGGCGCTGACGCCGTTCGATCTGCTTTGCGAAAACCCGGTCTGCACGTTGTCCAATCTGGTGGTCCGGACCAGCATCTTCCGCGACATCGGCGGGTTCGACCCGAAGGTCGTGCATGGCGAAGACGTGGAGATGATGATCCGCATGGCCGCCGCCGGTGGCCGGATCGAGGGCGTGGACGAAACGCTCGTCTACTACCGCGCCAGCGACGGCGGCCTGTCTGCCGACTTGCAGGCCATGCGTGCCGGCTGGCAGGCGGCGGCCAACACGGTTGGCGCCCTTGGTGTTGCCATTGCCCCCCGCGCGCTCGCGCAGGCCGAGGCGATCCACCTTCGCTATCTCGCCCGCCGCGCGTTGCGGGTGCGCACAGGCCGCTTCACTGCGCTGAAGCTGGCGGCCCGTGCGGTTCGTCTCAGCCCGCCTGCTTTCTTTTCCGATCCCCGCCGGGGTGCGCTCGTTCTTATGGCCGCCTGCGCCGAACCCTTCCTGCCCGCGGCCGCCCGCCGCCTGGCCTTCAACCATTGA
- a CDS encoding oligosaccharide flippase family protein produces MTRFPASVEALALPPAARRLAGHVAAYAASEVFAKASRLLTVVAMARCLDAGAIGVAAAALATGEIMKALAENGVGQRVIAAPAEDLDATVNGARRIFWAWCIALALLQCGVAGVLYLAGGNALTAGLIALLALEYLIMPAALVQCALAMREGKLRQTAIIAGAQNVGANVVTALLLIVWPSPLAVVVGKLSTAPLWLVAMRRLRPWTASAAPALPVRAFAGFVRAAVAIELVRAARQQGDKLIIGGVLGLDALGVYFFAVSAGLGLATSFSTALSTVLFPHLSHSTDRGADARRATLLSVAFIAPVVFAQALMAPLYVPLVFGAGWGDVAPLVSILCLAAIPAVLWAVTAQYLRADGRINQEFVRAALLAAVMTVATLAAAPYGLTAVAWTILIAATVSHAAVCLPLLIATPKLPLRLAAATAR; encoded by the coding sequence ATGACAAGGTTCCCGGCATCGGTTGAAGCCCTTGCGCTGCCGCCCGCGGCGCGCCGTCTGGCCGGCCATGTGGCAGCCTACGCCGCATCCGAAGTGTTCGCCAAGGCCTCGCGCCTGCTGACCGTGGTCGCCATGGCACGGTGCCTCGATGCCGGCGCGATCGGCGTTGCCGCCGCTGCCCTGGCCACCGGCGAAATCATGAAGGCGCTTGCCGAAAACGGTGTCGGCCAGCGGGTGATCGCAGCCCCGGCCGAAGATCTGGACGCAACGGTGAACGGCGCGCGCCGGATCTTCTGGGCGTGGTGCATTGCGCTGGCGCTTCTCCAGTGCGGCGTTGCGGGCGTGCTCTACCTTGCAGGCGGAAATGCGCTGACCGCGGGCCTCATCGCGCTTCTCGCCCTTGAATATCTGATCATGCCGGCAGCCCTGGTGCAGTGCGCGCTGGCAATGCGCGAAGGCAAGCTGCGGCAGACCGCAATCATTGCCGGTGCGCAAAATGTGGGTGCCAACGTGGTGACGGCGCTGCTGCTCATCGTGTGGCCGAGCCCGCTGGCCGTGGTGGTTGGCAAGCTCTCCACCGCGCCTTTGTGGCTGGTGGCCATGCGACGCCTGCGGCCGTGGACGGCCTCCGCCGCCCCCGCGCTGCCGGTGCGTGCCTTTGCGGGCTTCGTGCGGGCTGCCGTTGCCATCGAGCTGGTGCGGGCAGCCCGCCAGCAGGGCGACAAGCTGATCATCGGCGGCGTTCTGGGTCTGGACGCGCTGGGGGTTTATTTCTTCGCCGTCAGCGCAGGGCTTGGGCTGGCGACCTCGTTCAGCACCGCGCTGTCCACGGTGCTCTTTCCGCACCTCAGCCACAGCACCGACCGCGGGGCCGATGCCCGCCGCGCCACGCTCCTGTCGGTTGCCTTCATCGCCCCCGTCGTTTTCGCCCAGGCGCTGATGGCTCCGCTTTATGTCCCGCTCGTTTTCGGGGCCGGGTGGGGGGATGTCGCACCGCTGGTGTCGATCCTCTGCCTTGCTGCAATTCCGGCGGTCCTGTGGGCTGTCACCGCGCAATATCTCAGGGCCGACGGGCGCATCAACCAGGAGTTCGTCCGTGCCGCGCTGCTGGCTGCGGTGATGACCGTGGCGACGCTCGCCGCGGCCCCTTACGGCCTCACCGCCGTGGCCTGGACCATCCTGATTGCCGCAACGGTCAGCCACGCTGCGGTGTGCCTTCCCCTTTTGATTGCCACGCCGAAGCTGCCGCTGCGCCTTGCCGCTGCAACCGCACGCTGA
- a CDS encoding polysaccharide biosynthesis/export family protein, protein MDTISNIQPVSDGFGYQPQYRDAAKPKTAKPVVSKQVGCESGVGIAAGRSATTVYPDVEHLTPGDLLTVSIASDETFTGSYEVSQDGTLKLPYIDAISAKGRTVQAVERAIAQELVAEEFYEKAPRISVRVADFAAARVFVSGAVFEPNAVTVGAVSGSDIDRTRQSAIGAVAGSRRLSAALQAAGGVRPDADLKQVILRRAGEVRKIDVRPAMFGRPFNDPILLESDQIEVRSLECFQPELARPSSVTPPGIKVYMSNLSQPADANALAAVSKDTTDLRYGTRFIQAVFGMNCYGGAKLTNANRSAILLSRDPVTGDSIVVERDIEDLLRRSDRDSYNPYLMPYDSIACYDSTVVSVTEVARALGAAATPAVILGISR, encoded by the coding sequence TTGGACACGATCAGCAACATCCAGCCGGTGTCTGACGGGTTTGGCTACCAGCCCCAATATCGCGACGCGGCAAAGCCGAAAACCGCAAAACCCGTCGTCTCCAAGCAGGTGGGATGCGAATCCGGGGTCGGCATTGCTGCCGGCCGCAGCGCCACCACCGTTTATCCGGACGTGGAGCACCTGACGCCGGGCGACCTTCTCACCGTCTCCATTGCCAGCGACGAAACGTTCACCGGATCCTACGAGGTGTCCCAGGACGGCACGCTGAAACTCCCGTACATCGACGCCATTTCGGCCAAGGGACGGACGGTGCAGGCCGTGGAGCGGGCCATTGCCCAGGAACTCGTCGCCGAGGAATTTTACGAGAAAGCGCCGCGGATTTCCGTGCGCGTGGCCGACTTTGCGGCAGCGCGGGTGTTCGTCTCCGGCGCGGTATTCGAACCCAACGCGGTGACGGTCGGCGCCGTGTCCGGCAGCGACATCGACCGCACGCGGCAGAGCGCCATCGGCGCGGTGGCCGGCTCGCGGCGCCTGTCGGCCGCGCTCCAGGCGGCCGGCGGCGTCCGGCCCGATGCGGACCTCAAGCAGGTGATTTTGCGACGCGCTGGCGAGGTCCGCAAGATCGACGTGCGGCCCGCCATGTTCGGCCGCCCGTTCAACGATCCGATCCTTCTGGAAAGCGACCAGATCGAGGTGCGTAGCCTTGAATGTTTTCAGCCGGAGCTTGCCCGGCCGTCTTCGGTCACGCCGCCCGGCATCAAGGTCTACATGTCCAACCTCTCGCAACCGGCGGATGCGAATGCGCTGGCCGCCGTGTCGAAGGACACCACGGACCTGCGCTACGGCACGCGCTTCATCCAGGCGGTGTTCGGCATGAACTGCTATGGCGGCGCAAAGCTCACCAATGCCAACCGTTCGGCCATCCTGCTCAGCCGGGACCCGGTGACCGGCGATTCCATTGTGGTCGAGCGCGACATCGAAGATCTGCTGCGCCGCTCCGACCGGGACAGCTACAACCCGTATCTGATGCCCTACGATTCCATCGCCTGCTACGACAGCACCGTCGTCAGCGTCACCGAAGTGGCCCGGGCGCTGGGTGCCGCCGCCACCCCGGCCGTCATCCTCGGGATCAGCCGGTAG
- a CDS encoding ATP-binding protein, which translates to MDENGSGSDTRARTTFGRRIRLTVAAIVLMVVVALSVFSAEIYQQLRSLQATSRDNVQWSMAQLEVEYLIFQDIVHEADEGEATLAAVRRRFDIFYSRVDILANSDVFAVLTADPENARSLSAIRSWLEETVPLIDGPDDALGAALPNLDDAVQALREPIRRISLQGVRLFAEASDKSRDAFSALLFQTAAIAGVLIVSLGVLLGLFIRQNRISMRRAEQLRLSAERFEQTINGSLNAIVVTDEAGTVVGFNPGAERTFGYSRNAALGTSISALIVPQRHRAAHAAGMERYRTTGKGNIIGKGRVEIEARHADGHEFMVELALASTSGPEGKRFVAYLRDITERLQNEQDLTEARDKALAAARSRSQFLAVMSHEMRTPLNGVLAVLDLLGETRLDGKQREFVETAIASGEILQHHIDDVLDITRIESGQLTLQPKPFDLAALLEEIARINRPSAEARVNTISVKADLPDGFVLADRHRITQLLLNLVGNAVKFTEGGRIEIRAGRAGGEAPGVFDIAVSDSGIGIDAGDMERIFDDFVTLDPSYRRKAAGSGLGLSICRRIARAMGGEILVESQIARGSRFTLRLPLEFVAAEAPSAPLLLHDPDAAPIRTEALKVLLVEDNETNRFAAREMLRREGCEVTEAKDGLIGLSLSERQCYDLILMDISMPRLDGMEATRAIRKGDGASAASLIIGLTAHALPEEQRKLREAGMQACLTKPLRVRALRETLEEYFPAAAQQPPDPEPTPPPEPEEGEDPVLEPEIISELQGALTPAKLTKFIAKYRSELLAVAAELHAAGEDLAVIRALAHRAAGAASLIGAEGLKAIFATLEDVAIDNEAEFIAPLLEELDKTIPVVFAALDRLDTAPPDETAPTG; encoded by the coding sequence ATGGACGAGAACGGTTCAGGGTCTGACACCCGCGCGAGGACCACGTTTGGGCGCCGGATCCGTCTCACCGTCGCTGCCATCGTGCTCATGGTGGTGGTTGCGCTGTCGGTATTCAGCGCGGAAATCTATCAGCAACTGAGAAGCCTTCAGGCGACCTCGCGCGACAATGTGCAATGGTCGATGGCGCAGCTTGAGGTGGAATACCTCATCTTCCAGGACATCGTCCACGAAGCCGATGAGGGCGAGGCGACCCTCGCCGCAGTCCGCCGCCGGTTCGACATTTTCTACAGCCGCGTCGACATTCTGGCCAACAGCGACGTGTTTGCGGTGCTGACCGCGGACCCGGAGAACGCAAGGAGCCTCAGCGCCATCCGCAGCTGGCTGGAAGAGACCGTGCCGCTGATCGACGGTCCCGACGATGCATTGGGCGCTGCGCTCCCCAACCTCGACGATGCCGTCCAGGCGCTGCGTGAGCCGATCCGCCGCATTTCCCTCCAGGGTGTCCGTCTGTTTGCGGAGGCTTCGGACAAGAGCCGGGATGCATTCTCGGCCCTGCTGTTTCAGACGGCGGCCATTGCGGGCGTCCTCATTGTCAGCCTTGGCGTTCTTCTTGGCCTGTTCATCCGCCAGAACCGGATCTCGATGCGCCGCGCAGAACAGCTCAGGCTGTCTGCCGAGCGTTTCGAGCAGACCATCAACGGTTCGCTCAACGCCATTGTGGTGACGGACGAGGCGGGCACGGTGGTGGGGTTCAATCCCGGCGCGGAACGCACCTTCGGCTATTCGCGCAACGCGGCGCTTGGCACCAGCATCAGCGCGCTCATTGTCCCGCAGCGGCACCGCGCAGCCCACGCCGCTGGCATGGAGCGCTATCGTACAACCGGCAAGGGCAACATCATCGGCAAGGGCCGGGTGGAGATCGAGGCGCGCCACGCCGACGGGCACGAGTTCATGGTGGAGCTGGCGCTGGCGAGCACAAGCGGGCCGGAGGGCAAGCGGTTCGTGGCCTATCTTCGGGACATCACCGAGCGCCTGCAAAACGAGCAGGATCTCACCGAGGCGCGCGACAAGGCGCTGGCGGCGGCACGCTCCCGCTCCCAGTTTCTTGCGGTGATGAGCCACGAAATGCGCACGCCGCTGAACGGCGTTCTGGCCGTGCTCGATCTTCTGGGCGAAACCCGGCTTGACGGCAAGCAGCGCGAATTCGTCGAAACCGCCATCGCATCGGGCGAGATCCTGCAACACCACATCGACGATGTTCTGGATATCACCCGCATCGAATCCGGCCAGTTGACGTTGCAGCCGAAGCCTTTCGACCTGGCTGCGCTGCTTGAAGAAATTGCGCGGATCAACCGTCCGTCAGCCGAGGCGCGCGTCAACACCATTTCCGTCAAGGCCGATCTGCCCGATGGCTTCGTGCTGGCCGACCGGCACCGCATCACCCAGCTCCTCCTCAACCTTGTCGGCAATGCGGTGAAATTCACCGAAGGCGGCCGCATCGAGATCCGCGCAGGCCGCGCCGGCGGTGAGGCGCCGGGCGTGTTCGACATTGCGGTCAGCGACAGCGGCATCGGGATCGACGCGGGCGACATGGAGCGTATCTTCGACGACTTCGTGACGCTGGACCCGTCCTACCGGCGCAAGGCGGCCGGCTCCGGCCTTGGTCTTTCCATCTGCCGGCGGATTGCCCGCGCCATGGGCGGCGAAATTCTGGTGGAGAGCCAGATTGCGCGCGGAAGCCGCTTCACCCTGCGGCTGCCGCTGGAGTTCGTTGCTGCCGAGGCGCCGTCCGCGCCACTGTTGCTGCACGATCCGGACGCGGCGCCGATCCGCACCGAAGCGCTGAAAGTGCTTCTGGTGGAGGACAACGAGACCAACCGCTTTGCCGCCCGCGAAATGCTGCGCCGGGAAGGGTGCGAGGTGACGGAAGCCAAGGACGGACTGATCGGCCTCAGCCTTTCGGAGCGCCAATGCTACGACCTCATCTTGATGGACATTTCGATGCCCCGTCTCGACGGGATGGAGGCGACCCGTGCCATTCGCAAGGGCGATGGGGCGTCCGCCGCGTCGCTCATCATCGGGTTGACGGCCCATGCGCTGCCCGAAGAGCAGCGCAAGCTGCGTGAAGCGGGGATGCAGGCCTGCCTGACCAAACCCCTGCGCGTGCGCGCCCTGCGGGAAACGCTGGAAGAATATTTCCCTGCCGCGGCGCAGCAGCCACCCGATCCCGAGCCGACCCCGCCGCCAGAGCCTGAGGAGGGCGAGGACCCCGTTCTGGAGCCCGAAATCATAAGCGAATTGCAGGGCGCGCTGACGCCGGCAAAACTCACGAAATTCATTGCCAAGTACCGCTCGGAGCTTCTGGCGGTCGCGGCGGAGCTTCACGCAGCGGGGGAGGACCTTGCCGTCATCCGGGCGCTGGCGCACCGCGCGGCGGGTGCCGCTTCGCTCATCGGCGCGGAAGGGTTGAAGGCAATTTTTGCCACGCTGGAAGATGTCGCCATAGACAATGAGGCGGAGTTTATAGCGCCGCTTCTGGAAGAGCTGGACAAGACAATCCCGGTCGTCTTCGCCGCGCTTGACCGGCTGGACACCGCGCCCCCGGACGAAACGGCGCCTACCGGCTGA
- a CDS encoding response regulator transcription factor translates to MKILLADDHELVRDTMRAFLEQEPGLHVTVAPDFDTAAKIITSDGPFDLVILDYQMPGMHSLESLKKAKELNFNNPVAIISGSIPRSVAEEALAAGAAGFLPKSMAASSLVNAVRFMASGEQYAPVRYLTEKEEAPVNEVAAKLSPRELQVVRGLFKGQSNKEIARDLDLQEVTVKLHVKTLCRKLDARNRTQAAMIAKDAGLL, encoded by the coding sequence ATGAAAATCCTCCTTGCCGACGATCACGAGCTTGTCCGCGACACCATGCGTGCTTTTCTGGAGCAGGAGCCGGGTCTTCACGTCACCGTTGCGCCCGACTTCGACACGGCGGCCAAGATCATCACCAGCGATGGGCCGTTCGACCTCGTGATTCTCGACTACCAGATGCCCGGCATGCATAGCCTCGAAAGCCTCAAAAAGGCCAAGGAGCTGAATTTCAACAACCCGGTGGCCATCATCTCGGGATCAATCCCTCGCTCCGTGGCGGAAGAGGCGCTTGCCGCCGGTGCTGCCGGCTTCCTTCCCAAGAGCATGGCCGCCAGCTCGCTGGTGAATGCCGTGAGGTTCATGGCATCGGGCGAACAATATGCGCCGGTGCGCTACCTCACCGAAAAGGAAGAGGCGCCCGTCAACGAGGTGGCGGCCAAGCTCAGCCCGCGGGAATTGCAGGTTGTCCGTGGCCTCTTCAAGGGACAGTCCAACAAGGAGATCGCCCGCGATCTCGATCTCCAGGAAGTCACCGTCAAGCTTCACGTCAAAACCTTGTGCCGCAAGCTCGACGCGCGCAATCGCACCCAGGCGGCGATGATCGCAAAGGACGCCGGCCTGCTCTGA
- a CDS encoding WecB/TagA/CpsF family glycosyltransferase, with amino-acid sequence MNKSNTIRLFGLDLTNATQSDAVQALLEGTARRTAAFVNAHVVNVAAGDPAYRWALGRADHLLPDGSGISLAAKLKRERFEANLNGTDLFLPLCREAAARGLSIYFLGSRPGIADAAAANAARIVDGLKVAGTRDGYFAADESDAVIAQVNASGADIVLVAFGVPLQDLWVARNRHRLDARLVMGVGAQFDFWSGSVSRAPKWMRRTGIEWIHRLLLDPKRLAKRYLIGNATFVARAVAARVAGDADKVGAVGGKRLLDLALAGGGLLAMAPVLAGVAAAIKLETKGPVLFRQTRIGQNGVPFTVLKFRSMHVDAEARRAELLAQSDRAGVCFKLKRDPRVTRVGRFLRRLSLDELPQLINVVRGEMALVGPRPGLPEEVAAYPPEALARLGVKPGLTGLWQVAGRAEVSFTKMIALDSAYAASRSLMLDLMLVALTARAVITGRGAV; translated from the coding sequence ATGAACAAATCCAACACCATTCGTCTGTTCGGTCTCGACTTGACCAACGCTACGCAGTCCGATGCTGTGCAGGCCCTTCTGGAAGGCACCGCACGCCGCACCGCAGCCTTCGTCAACGCCCACGTGGTCAACGTTGCAGCCGGAGACCCCGCCTATCGCTGGGCGCTCGGCCGGGCCGACCATCTGCTGCCCGATGGCAGCGGCATCTCTCTTGCCGCCAAGCTGAAGCGCGAGCGCTTCGAGGCGAACCTCAACGGCACGGATCTCTTCCTGCCGCTATGCCGCGAAGCTGCAGCGCGCGGCCTCTCCATCTACTTCCTCGGCAGCCGGCCGGGCATTGCGGACGCAGCCGCTGCCAACGCCGCACGGATTGTGGATGGCCTCAAGGTCGCAGGCACCCGCGACGGCTATTTCGCCGCAGACGAAAGCGATGCTGTCATTGCGCAGGTGAATGCCTCCGGCGCCGACATCGTGCTGGTGGCTTTCGGGGTTCCGCTTCAGGATCTGTGGGTGGCGCGCAATCGCCACCGGCTCGATGCGCGGCTGGTGATGGGTGTCGGCGCACAGTTCGATTTCTGGTCCGGCTCCGTCAGCCGCGCTCCGAAGTGGATGCGCCGCACCGGGATCGAGTGGATCCACCGGCTTCTCCTGGACCCGAAGCGTCTTGCAAAACGCTACCTCATCGGCAACGCCACGTTCGTGGCCCGTGCCGTTGCCGCCCGCGTTGCGGGTGATGCGGACAAGGTGGGCGCCGTGGGCGGCAAGCGCCTCCTCGACCTTGCCCTTGCCGGCGGCGGACTTCTGGCGATGGCCCCGGTCCTTGCCGGCGTAGCCGCTGCGATCAAGCTTGAAACAAAAGGGCCCGTCCTTTTCCGGCAAACCCGGATCGGCCAGAACGGCGTCCCCTTCACCGTCCTCAAGTTCCGCTCCATGCATGTGGACGCGGAGGCCCGGCGGGCAGAGCTGCTGGCGCAGAGCGACCGCGCCGGGGTCTGCTTCAAGCTGAAGCGCGACCCCCGCGTCACCCGTGTCGGCCGGTTCCTGCGCCGCCTTTCGCTGGACGAGCTGCCCCAGCTCATCAACGTCGTGCGCGGTGAAATGGCCCTGGTTGGCCCCCGCCCCGGCCTTCCCGAGGAGGTGGCGGCCTATCCGCCCGAGGCCCTTGCCCGCCTTGGCGTGAAGCCGGGCCTCACGGGTCTGTGGCAGGTCGCCGGCCGCGCCGAAGTCAGCTTCACGAAGATGATCGCCCTCGACAGCGCATACGCCGCGTCCCGCTCGCTGATGCTCGACCTGATGCTCGTCGCGCTCACCGCCCGTGCCGTGATCACCGGCCGCGGCGCCGTCTGA